The genomic window GGTATACCTCAAGGATCTGTGCTTGGGCCTctactttttgtaattttcataaatgACCTTCCAAACCTGGTTGATTCCGACGTATACCTCTTTGCAGATGATACTAAAATTTTTAACACAATTAGTCAGAAAGAAGATAAAACTCAATTACAAAGTGACTTTAAATAAACTATCGCAATGGAGTGATACCTGGCTATTAAAGTTTCACTCCGACAAGTGCAAACATATGCACATAGGTAAACCGGGACCGGAACCAGACTCAAAATATACACTGAAATCGACAATACTACAAAAAGTTACTGAAGAAAAAGACATTGGAGTAATTATTGACGCTGAATTAAATTTCGAAAAACATATAAGTGAGAAAGTTAATAAGGCAAATTCCATGTTTGCACTACTGAGAAGAACTTTTCAATATTTAGATACAGATACCTTTGTACCACTATACAAGACACTCGTTAGAACACATTTAGAATTTGCAAGCTCAGTATGGCatccatataaaataaaatatgttgataTGATTGAAAATGTGCAGCGCCGGGCAACTAAACAACTACCAGGATTAAAGAATTTAACATACTCAGAaagactgcaaaaattgaaactaCCATCTCTAAATTTTAGACGAGTCCGAGGTGACATGATTGAATTATATAAAACACTGAATGGAAAATATGATAAAGAGGCGGCACAATTTGTTAAATTATGGAAGGATATGACAACACGAACAGGGTCACGCGGCAACAGTCTGAAAATATTTCCACAGAGAGCAAGAACAGAATTAAGGAGGAATGCCTTTGCTCTACGAGTGGTAAAAACATGGAATACACTACCCGAAATTATAGTAACATCACCAACCACAAATACATTTAAGAATAGACTAGACAAATACTGGAAGAACCAAACAATGATGTACGAAGACTATAAATCACCAATCACCGGAAGTGGAGAAGATTTAGATATAGAGACTGATGATTGAAGAGGGACTGTAGTTCCTGTATACATCAGTAAACGAACCTAAGTAAACCTAAGTAAGTACATGGTCTTCAAGAACGTCTTAGTAATAACTGctggtactttttttctgaatatttacgattttatttctcgtgcttcatttttcccaatttttatttcacgtgtttccgtGTTCAGTACCACCCTCAATTAACGTAGCGATtggttttaattctaaatatacaTGATACCGGGTTCTGGAAACTAGGTTATCTCTGTCCATTCCGATTGGTCCTTAAAACCGGAAGTTCCCACGGCAATACTATAGAACATGGcgcaaaaacaaatagaaatacacaacTGTCGAGGGAAAAGGGGAGGTATGGGCTTATCAAGAATAACCCTTAGTGGAAACGTATCTTGGTTACATTAAAGACCCTTAACATGATTGAATAAAACAGGTGAGCAAAAGGGACAAGTGATATACGGGTCAAACTAAAGCTGGGATCCTGTCAAAGTACCCCTCTGGTCAAACAGTGAGAACGAACCCTGTCCTATGATCTATCAATATTTcccataaacaataatataatacatacaatacaatacgGCCGCGATACCTGAAATATAAAGTGTTCATATGCATAGTCCGTTCATAAATATAACAGTGCAGCTCAGAGTTCTGGAACacgaaaatgaaagtgaaagtagaaatgaATTCTCTGATCAACACAAGAAAAGAATGAAACATGATACATAAAAACCTACCAATCTTAAATCCTACCCTTAGGCATAACAGTATGTCCAATATCAGTCTGTGCTGTTCTATTTCGATATTTTTTGCATGTGTACttaaaaagaaggtgtggtataaatatgattgccaatgacacaactatccacaagagaccaacatgacacagacattaacaactataggtcaccgtacgacctttaacaatgaacatagtcagctataaaaggccccgatatggaaatgtaaaacaaattaaaacgagaaaactaacgaccttatttgtataaaaatatgaacgaaaaaacaaatatttaacacataaacaaccactgaattacaggctcctgacttggaacaggcacatacataaataatgtggcggggttaaacatgttagtgggatcccatcCCTTCCTTTAACATGCACTTATAGGTGACATCTAAGGAACTCGCCAGAGGGTTTCATCAGGCTAAATATATGTCATCATTTATCACAGAGTAAGCCTGGATCTGGCCACACTTTACTGAAACTTACTACAACTCAGCCCAATAAAGTCCTATGAAGCAGTAAGTGTGGGTACGTGGCCACACTACACTGCGTTATACAGATAAAAGTTAACTATCTTAAGTAAAACCAGCAAACATGCAGAAGAACGATTTCtgctgatcatatatatatatacacatgaaaataaactgtaaatatcgaggaaatattttaaattttaaatttcaggaCATTGAATTAGCTCATATTTTTATGccgatacatatgtataaacaaaacactttTAATATTCCTTTAAATGATGATTGATGTCTACCTGTgtgacttttatattttaatctttCA from Mytilus galloprovincialis chromosome 5, xbMytGall1.hap1.1, whole genome shotgun sequence includes these protein-coding regions:
- the LOC143074933 gene encoding uncharacterized protein LOC143074933 — translated: MTFQTWLIPTYTSLQMILKFLTQLVRKKIKLNYKVTLNKLSQWSDTWLLKFHSDKCKHMHIGKPGPEPDSKYTLKSTILQKVTEEKDIGVIIDAELNFEKHISEKVNKANSMFALLRRTFQYLDTDTFVPLYKTLVRTHLEFASSVWHPYKIKYVDMIENVQRRATKQLPGLKNLTYSERLQKLKLPSLNFRRVRGDMIELYKTLNGKYDKEAAQFVKLWKDMTTRTGSRGNSLKIFPQRARTELRRNAFALRVVKTWNTLPEIIVTSPTTNTFKNRLDKYWKNQTMMYEDYKSPITGSGEDLDIETDD